The Ischnura elegans unplaced genomic scaffold, ioIscEleg1.1, whole genome shotgun sequence nucleotide sequence GTCAAGAACGACGCCGAGAAATTTGTGAGATGTGGCTCTTGGTATCCTTGTCTTGTTGAAGATTGGACATGTGCGTGGAATGAATTTTTTGCGTTGAGAGAAATGAATGTGAGTGCTTTTGGAGGGATTAATCTGGACTTTCCAGATTAGAGTCCATTTGTGTAATCTTTTTAGGTGTGTGTTTAGTTTGGTTATGTTAGTGTCACCGGAGCGTGAAGTGGCAGCAATGGCCGTGTCGTCTGCATACATGTAAAGAGTAGTGCGTGGTGTACTTGGGATGTCATTAACGAATAGTGTAAAAAGTATCGGACTTAGCAGGGAACCCTGAGGAACGCCTGCCTCCATGGGTCTGAGTGATGATAAGGTGGATCCTTCGGCGACGCAAAATTGGCGGTTTTGCAGGTAGGAAATGAGAAAGTGGATGTCAGAGGGGGGGAAATTCAAAGTATGTAGTTTGTAAATAAGGCCTTTGTGCCACACGCGATCAAATGCGCGGGCAACATCCAGGAAAACTGCGTCAGTTGTCTTGCGATTATTAAATGAGTGACTTATTTTTTCGGCCAATCGGAGGATTTGGTGAATTGCTGACATTTTGCGTCTGAAACCAAGTTGTTCCGGTCTAATTATCATTTGTGAAGTAGCAAAAGATTCGATTCGGGAAAGAATGATTGCTTCGAGGACTTTGGAAAGATTTGAGAGAAGAGAGATCGGGCGAGAGTTGCCGGGAATTTTCGGGTCTTTGCCCGGTTTggggattaaaataatttttgcctgTTTCCATTGCGTCGGGAAGTGAGGTAAAGAGTAGGAGTGATTAAAAAGATCAGAGAGAAGGAAATTGAAGGAAGGGCTGCGACTGGCAAATTTCAAATGATAGTTGGAAATTTTGTCAAGTCCAGGAGCTTTCTTTGCCGGGAGTGACGCGAGCAGGTTACGAACAGTTGAGGGAGTAGAAATGGGAGTGGTGGTTGGAATGTCCGGGAGATTATAAAAGAATTTGCTAATTAATCTGTCGTTAGGTGAAGGGGAGGGATCTAAGGACATGGTTTTTTCTAGAAAGTCTGCTTGAATTTCCACTTTGTCAGCAGAATTGAAGATAAGGCCGGATTCTGAAGTTAGAGGAATGGGAAGATTTTTCGTAGTGTTTTTCAAGGCTTTTATTGTTCTCCAGATTGGAGTGTTGGAGGTGAAGGGAGAGGTGTCTTGCTGATTATCAAATGTTAATGTAGCAATGTGGTTTTCCCATTTTTCTCTGCTGtggttaaaaatttcttttttgaccGTATTTGCGAGTTTATTGTAAGCAGATTTATCTGCTTTACATCTGGTATTTTGCCAAACCCGGCGAGCAGCGTTACGGCGCTTGATTAGAGAAATGAGTAGAGAGGGGAAGTGAAAGGTTTTCTTGTGACGCTGGGGGAAGGATTTAGTCGCCTGATCTTTGGCGGAGTGGAGCGCCTTTGTAATTAATTCCACTCTGTTGTCAATGGAATCGGCCGACGGGTTATGGATAGGTGGGATAGAATCCAAGGATTTTTCTAAAAGAATGGGGAATTTTTCCCAATCAGTGACAGTGAAAGTCTGGGGGGTAATGGATGTAGATCGGATTGGGAGAGAAAAACTGAGAGGAAAGTGGTCTGAGGTAAATGAGTAGACTAATGAGGGagtgaagaaaaaaggaagtttcaTAGAAAGGCCAAAGTCGAGAACATCGCAAGATCGTGGAGCATAATGAGTAGCTTGTATTGGAGCTAATACTGTGAAGGGTTTGTTTTTAATGTAAGAATACAGTTTCCTGCCGTCCGCATTAATTAAATTGCTATTCCAGCAAGGATGTTTGCAATTCCAGTCACCGAAGAACAGACCGTTGGAATAATCGGAGAAAAGGCGATCCAAGCGTTCCCTGCTAAGTCGCTCGCGGGGTTTGTGGTAAATTGAGAATATGTTTACGGGACCGACTTGAGTGTGTATTTGGATACCAAGTGCTTCGAATGCTTCGGGGTTTGGTGAGTTGAGGAGGGAGTGGGGAAGGGTTTTGCGAACGAGAACCGCTACTCCGCCGCCCCTTGTGTTGCGGTCCAGTCTGTATGTGTGAAAGTGTGGGTTTGAAAATGATTGGTGAGGAGCTAGATGTGTTTCTTGCAGAAGGATGATGTCTGTGTGATTGTCTGTGGCATATTGAAGGAGTTCGTGTTTTTTATTCGCTATGCCATTACAGTTCCATGATATTACTTGAAGAGTGTTCTTGGATGTGAGTGTTTGATTCATGATTCGGTTTGGAGGAGTAGCAGTTGTTCAatgaggaaggtttttttttcgacAGCTGATTGCAGGGAGGACAGGTGAGTGGAGATACCTGAAAACCACGACAGCAATTCGCGGTTGACTGTGGAGGGAGGAGAGGCAGGTTGAGGGTTGGGTTCGTCGGAGAGGGGAGGGAAACCAGAAGATGTGGCTGCGGCGTATGATATCGTTtgtggaggggggggaggagCAGATGCAGGTTTATTGGCAGAGCGTCTTGCAATCATGGCTTTCTTGGCCTCCTGATAGACAGGACAGCCCTTGTAGTTAGCCGGGTGATCATTTTTGCACAGGGCGCAAATAGCCGGTACCTCGGTTGATTTAGTGCATACTGAACTGGGATGTTGTTGACCGCAGCGTACGCACTGAGGAGTAAGATTGCAGTGATTCTTGGTATGCCCTATTCTTTGGCAACGGTAACACTGTACCGGAACCGGCTGCTTTTTAAATGGTGAAATGGTTACACCTAAGCCAAGAATGTAATCAACATTGAGGAAAGATTGGACATCTATACTAGGATCAGTGGTTATATGACATACTGGTGTAGGATATGAAGGCACTGAATTAACTCCACTGTCACGTAGCCTTTGAGAAGGACGCGTGGAAGAGATTCTTTTGACAGTTAGGACGGGAAAACCTTGAGATTGTAGGTCTTTGAGGATGAGATCATCCGGTACTGATGGCAGCGTACCCCGAAGCGCAAATTCACGGCGACGGTTCTCAGGCAATTGATAAGTTGAATAAgggacatttaatttttttaacacggATTTAGCAGCTGTAAAGTCGTCTACGGAGGAGCATTTAATGATGGCCGTGGTGGTGCTAGTTGCATGTGAGATCGGTGGAGAAGAACATGCTTTAATTAGATCTTGATAAATTGTTGGCCACATGGCCGTATCGGCTACACATAGCGgaggaattttgtattttttaacagGAGCTGAAGGCTGAGAGTCAGTGTTTGCATTCTCATCAATGCGGCTTACACTAGGCGCAAGAATTGTATACTGGTTATTGAGAATAATTTTCTCCGCAGGGGCAGTTGAATCTATCGAGTTATGAGCAGCTTTTCTACCATTGACTACTTTAAATTCGCCCAGGCTGGCATTTTGGGCAAGCTCGTTTTCAGTCTGACTGGCAGGGAGGGATGAGCACGACACGGATGCAGAGCAGGATGGCATCTGGCCGTCTGCAGGGGCAGGCGGCGGTGCGGCGGGTTGCGTCTGGGCGGTTTTCTTGGAAATAATTGGCGTAactgatttgattattttagtaTGTTGGCTTTTTCTAGTCATAATAGGAGATCTGGAGTCAGAAGTTGACGGAGCAAATTGAGTGGTTGTATGAGCATGTCCGAATTTTGGGCAGGGCGCCGGCGTCTTTGACGTAGTCTTTGCCGGCGGCGATTCGTCATCAGTTGGGGGCCGGCTGGCGGCTTGTTCGTCTTTGGCGGCAAGTTTCTTCATCCGCGGAATGACCTTCATCAAAGCCTCGGCAGCCTTCGAAGATTTGGTTTGAATTTTGTTCGAAAGTCGCTGAAGTTCGGCGTAGACACTCGCCAAGTCATCGTCATCCGGCGCCGCCGACTCCGGCGGGGAATCGGCGACGTCGGTTTTGGCCGCCATTGCGGCCTTTTCGTTGAAGGGAGGGCAGGGGGGGCCTAATTCCCTATCGAGGGGACCCGGCCGTTTCCCCCGGACTGTGCAATGAGCGATGCTAACGGCTCAGAAGGGTGtccggggtagcggccgagagcGACCGGGGATGGTCACCAGTGCAGCAGGGGGCGACACCCGGAAGTGATAACCGCAGTGGCCGAGCTTGAAATTAGGGACAAACTCGGCCAACCGCGGCCCACCGGTTGGTCCCTGAAGGTGACGGAAGGAATGGAGAAGTCTCCGCTGATTTTTTTTCGAAGTCCACAAATTGGCCCTCTTTAGGTCCGGCTATCGGCGTCGGCTGTCGTCTGGTGCCCTGACGCCAAGGCTAGGCTACTCGCAGAGCGTGCCCAACTGCCGGCCGAAGTCCTGGTGGCGTCGGGAGCGGCCTCGCGGCCCGGTCGCGTCAGCGACGGTTGACGCGGCTCCCTCGACGATGTCCCACGTTGGCGGCGTGCCGCGTCGAAGTGACCAAGGCTGGACCAAGCAGAGGAGAATAATCAGTAAGCTTTGGCGCACCCCAACAAGTTAGCAAAGGAGAAATCATTCAGATGTACCGCCACGGCAACGGAGTCAGATTATATTCCGTAGAGTGGCGACTCGGCGATACGGGATTGGTCGATGAGGCTGAGCCGTCGGCCAGCGGCAGCCCAGAATATGTATAAACCACACGGGGAGTGTGCAGATCTCAACGATTCGTCGTGAGGTCTGCACCGTAACGCCGAAACCAGCTTGATTCATCATGTCCGGACGAGGAAAGGGAGGCAAAGTCAAGGGCAAGTCCAAGTCCCGTTCCAGCAGGGCCGGACTTCAGTTCCCCGTGGGACGTATTCACCGTCTTCTCCGCAAGGGCAACTACGCCGAGCGCGTCGGTGCCGGTGCCCCCGTGTACCTCGCCGCCGTCATGGAGTACCTGGCCGCCGAAGTCCTGGAATTGGCAGGCAACGCTGCCCGTGACAACAAGAAGACGAGGATCATTCCCCGTCATCTTCAGCTGGCCATCCGCAACGACGAGGAGTTGAACAAGCTCCTGTCTGGCGTCACCATCGCCCAGGGTGGTGTCTTGCCTAACATCCAGGCCGTGCTTCTGCCCAAGAAGACCGAGAAGAAGGCTTAAGCGTTCTCTTCTtacgaagagaataaaaaaatggtcctttttaggACCGCAAACCATCTAGGTCTGTCAGTCTTACGACTATGTCAAAGAATTTGGTACTCTTCCCAAAATATGCACATAAAAAGTCTAGAAATTACTTTCTGTTTCTCAGGTGGAGAGCTCGTGGATCGAGTTGTCGAGtggttataaaatttgaaaattatatcataataGAACGATAGCAAGTGTGACGAAAGCATACCAACACCGAAGAAAAAGCTCTGTGGAAAAAACAGAGTAAGAGAAACTGTGATGATGAATGAATAGTAATTAAGGGATTAGTATTATGATGGGGGAAAAACATGTTGCAATACCATAGCTTCGCCTTGTAAAAGGAACATTTGAATGGATATCCAAAAAGTCCGAATGCTATGTAGCAGTTGGAAAATATGTTGGCAGCAGTGCGTTTCTAAGCAACAGATAGGCGATGTATAACAATGTGTCATAATCACCGCATTCGGTCGAAGAATTGTTTGAAAATCGACGAAGGCGTTTGGTCGTTGCTAAGTAACACTATCAATGGACGACATTGTTAACGGCTTGTGCCGCTGTAAAATGTAACAATAACTACCGGAAATAGAACACTTACTGACCATTATTGTTGAAGTCGGTAATATGGGTTGGATTAAGAAATAGAAACAAATTGATCGTCCCTCAGCAGTTTACTCAATCAACTTTCAATATGAATGAAAGTATTTGGTTTACTAGCATAATAGTAACTTGTCATGTGacaattccatcaatttttttttctttactcaacCAGTACCTTAGTTCTCATGTATTATCGATGACATCACATTTCTGTGATTGCGACGAGTGTAAGCAATGGCAAATAATATCCTGCATGTTCTATGGTCCTGAAAAGGACCTTTGTTATTCGATGATGCTGCAGCTGCCAGATGTAATGGGCTGCTGCCGCGATGGAAATCTAACCACCGAATCCGTACAGGGTGCGTCCCTGGCGCTTGA carries:
- the LOC124173577 gene encoding histone H2A, whose protein sequence is MSGRGKGGKVKGKSKSRSSRAGLQFPVGRIHRLLRKGNYAERVGAGAPVYLAAVMEYLAAEVLELAGNAARDNKKTRIIPRHLQLAIRNDEELNKLLSGVTIAQGGVLPNIQAVLLPKKTEKKA